From Paenibacillus sp. GP183, one genomic window encodes:
- a CDS encoding M42 family peptidase: protein MFKDHFYNSLKELAEIPGSPGREQTIVKRIVELIKPYADHVEIDHMGNIYAVLEGQKSGPTIMVSAHSDEIGCMVSAIDEKGFLRMERTGGMLESLLVARKVNVNGHFGVVGVKAGHLQTAEEKTRIPKMENLYVDVGAKSREEVLAMGIDIGDSITYISDLERFSNQDLICGKAIDNRSCCVLLIELFKKLQDKEFSGTLVGLIAVQEEVGLRGATIASYKINPKYAIVLDTIACTDTPDGNHYPIGIGKGPVMPLLSGGGARGNIMAQQMKELIISFANQLNIPYQLSVMPNGTSDISAIHLVKEGILAGALTFPRRYSHSPVEVADLSDFENGFLLLEEMIRNIDRWGSLSFLK from the coding sequence ATGTTTAAAGATCATTTTTACAATAGTTTAAAAGAACTTGCGGAAATTCCTGGAAGCCCCGGAAGAGAACAGACTATCGTTAAACGTATTGTCGAGTTGATTAAGCCATATGCTGATCATGTTGAAATCGATCATATGGGGAACATCTATGCTGTGTTAGAGGGACAAAAATCAGGTCCTACCATTATGGTTTCTGCTCATTCTGATGAAATTGGGTGCATGGTTAGTGCAATAGACGAAAAAGGCTTTTTACGAATGGAACGAACAGGTGGAATGCTGGAATCATTATTAGTTGCCAGAAAGGTTAATGTAAATGGTCATTTTGGTGTAGTTGGCGTAAAGGCCGGTCATTTACAGACTGCCGAAGAAAAAACAAGGATACCGAAAATGGAAAACCTTTATGTTGATGTAGGGGCAAAATCTAGAGAAGAAGTGCTTGCAATGGGCATCGATATTGGTGACTCCATAACCTATATTAGTGATCTTGAGCGGTTTTCAAATCAAGATTTAATATGCGGTAAGGCAATTGATAATCGAAGTTGTTGTGTTTTATTGATAGAACTTTTTAAAAAGTTACAAGATAAAGAGTTTAGCGGAACTTTAGTCGGCTTAATAGCCGTTCAAGAGGAAGTAGGGCTCAGAGGTGCGACAATTGCAAGCTACAAAATAAATCCAAAATATGCCATTGTTTTAGATACGATAGCTTGTACGGATACACCAGATGGTAATCATTATCCTATAGGAATTGGAAAAGGGCCGGTAATGCCGCTTTTGTCTGGTGGAGGGGCAAGAGGAAATATAATGGCCCAACAAATGAAGGAGCTAATTATTTCCTTCGCCAATCAATTAAACATTCCCTATCAGCTATCGGTTATGCCAAATGGTACATCTGATATATCTGCAATACATTTAGTAAAAGAAGGAATTCTTGCTGGCGCGCTTACCTTTCCGCGTAGATACTCTCATTCTCCAGTAGAAGTGGCTGATTTATCAGACTTTGAAAATGGTTTCCTTTTATTAGAGGAGATGATTAGAAATATTGATAGATGGGGAAGTTTGAGTTTTTTAAAATGA
- a CDS encoding aldo/keto reductase, with amino-acid sequence MEYVKLGKSGLKVSRISLGCWNFGSATPRWGKPGKVSPEDSIRIIHAAVDKGINLIDNANRYTGGEAEEILGRAVKGMRNKVVIATKVHGEVGSGPNDKGQSRQHIMREVEDSLRRLGTDYIDLYQAHGVDWDTPMEESLRAYDDLIHQGKVRYIGCSNFPAWVLAKSLWVSDVNKIASFVSVQPNYSLINRAVEKELQPLCVDQGVGMILYSPIGGGILSGKYENVIPEGSRGYMEPAVAEKARKVQDAVKQLKGIADELGKTPAQVSLNWIIHRPAVSSAIIGVSRLEQLDENVGSVGWKLSEEHVRQLDEAFAE; translated from the coding sequence ATGGAATATGTAAAGCTTGGAAAATCAGGCCTAAAGGTGTCGCGAATCAGCTTGGGCTGCTGGAATTTCGGAAGCGCGACCCCGCGTTGGGGAAAACCGGGTAAGGTGAGCCCGGAGGATTCGATCCGGATTATTCATGCCGCCGTAGACAAAGGAATCAATTTGATCGACAATGCAAATCGGTATACGGGCGGCGAAGCTGAAGAAATTCTCGGCAGAGCGGTCAAGGGAATGAGAAATAAGGTTGTCATAGCTACGAAAGTACATGGAGAAGTAGGGAGCGGTCCGAACGACAAAGGGCAATCCCGTCAACATATAATGAGAGAAGTGGAAGACAGCCTTAGGCGCCTTGGAACGGACTACATCGATCTATATCAGGCTCATGGCGTAGATTGGGATACACCTATGGAGGAATCGCTTCGCGCTTACGATGATTTGATTCACCAGGGAAAAGTGAGATATATTGGGTGTTCCAATTTTCCGGCATGGGTCCTTGCCAAATCGTTATGGGTCAGCGATGTCAACAAGATCGCCAGCTTTGTATCTGTTCAGCCGAATTACAGCCTGATCAACAGGGCCGTGGAGAAGGAGTTGCAGCCGCTCTGCGTGGATCAGGGAGTTGGCATGATTTTGTACAGCCCGATTGGCGGGGGTATCCTCTCTGGAAAGTACGAGAATGTGATTCCTGAAGGAAGTCGTGGGTACATGGAGCCGGCAGTCGCTGAAAAAGCGAGAAAGGTTCAGGATGCAGTCAAGCAGTTGAAAGGCATAGCAGACGAATTGGGGAAAACTCCCGCACAAGTCAGCTTGAACTGGATCATTCATCGTCCGGCTGTATCCTCGGCAATCATAGGAGTGAGTCGGCTGGAGCAGCTGGATGAGAATGTTGGATCAGTCGGCTGGAAGCTCTCTGAAGAGCATGTACGTCAGTTGGATGAAGCTTTCGCCGAGTAA
- a CDS encoding SDR family oxidoreductase: MNIDLKGQTALITGASGQLGRVMARTLAQCGADVVIHYMKNELKAAELQAEIEGIGRRAVTVQADVTKTDEVTALKERALELTGAVDIVVANAVVQYKWTSVLDQPMEDYISQFESCVIQSVLLAKAFLPDMIKRKKGRVIGINTECSMQNFPSQSAYVSGKRGMDGLYRVLAKEVGEHQVTVNQVAPGWTISDKDRESNTERQESYERNVPMKRRGTDQEIANVVAFLASDLASFITGAYIPVNGGNVMPTI; encoded by the coding sequence ATGAACATTGATTTGAAGGGTCAAACAGCGCTTATTACCGGAGCTTCGGGACAGCTTGGCCGTGTCATGGCCCGAACACTGGCCCAATGCGGAGCGGATGTTGTCATTCACTACATGAAGAATGAATTGAAGGCGGCCGAGTTACAGGCTGAAATCGAAGGTATCGGGCGCCGTGCTGTAACTGTTCAAGCCGATGTGACCAAAACGGACGAGGTCACGGCGTTGAAGGAACGCGCGCTTGAACTTACGGGGGCCGTAGATATTGTCGTTGCAAATGCCGTTGTTCAATACAAGTGGACATCGGTACTCGATCAGCCGATGGAAGACTACATCAGCCAGTTTGAATCATGCGTGATACAAAGTGTACTGCTCGCAAAGGCATTCTTACCGGATATGATCAAACGCAAAAAGGGCAGGGTTATCGGAATCAATACGGAATGCTCCATGCAAAACTTCCCTTCCCAGTCCGCTTACGTGAGCGGCAAACGAGGGATGGATGGGTTGTACCGTGTGCTGGCCAAGGAAGTCGGCGAACATCAGGTGACTGTTAACCAAGTGGCGCCAGGCTGGACGATCAGCGATAAGGATCGGGAAAGCAATACGGAACGCCAAGAGTCGTATGAAAGAAATGTGCCAATGAAACGTCGCGGCACCGATCAGGAAATAGCCAATGTGGTAGCGTTTCTGGCATCAGATTTGGCGAGTTTTATTACGGGAGCATATATTCCCGTGAATGGCGGCAACGTGATGCCGACGATTTGA
- a CDS encoding GNAT family N-acetyltransferase, protein MDIRFIQKEQAWQLRHMVMWPEEDFDYVKLKDDNEGTHFGLFEEEQLISVLSLFVHGAEAQFRKFATLTSHQNKGYGSKLLIYVLEEAERAGVKRIYCNSRKEKASFYEKFGFCKTENTFSKSGKDYIVMERLYEHGKLMHPVKKLSDSGGFICHGTN, encoded by the coding sequence TTGGATATTAGGTTCATACAGAAAGAACAAGCATGGCAGCTGCGTCATATGGTAATGTGGCCCGAAGAGGATTTCGATTATGTTAAGCTAAAAGATGATAACGAAGGAACTCACTTTGGCCTTTTTGAAGAGGAGCAACTGATTTCAGTGCTGTCTCTTTTCGTACATGGGGCAGAAGCGCAGTTCCGAAAATTTGCTACATTAACTTCTCATCAAAACAAGGGCTACGGAAGCAAGCTGCTAATATATGTATTAGAGGAAGCAGAACGTGCAGGTGTGAAGCGGATATATTGTAATTCCAGAAAAGAGAAAGCATCTTTTTATGAGAAATTTGGTTTTTGTAAAACAGAAAACACTTTTAGTAAAAGCGGGAAAGATTATATAGTGATGGAGCGTTTGTATGAACACGGCAAACTTATGCATCCAGTGAAGAAGTTATCAGACAGCGGAGGGTTTATATGTCATGGAACAAATTAA
- a CDS encoding NAD(P)-dependent oxidoreductase, with translation MKKRIIVTGGSGKAGKWIVKELVEQGYEVLNLDWKLPEEPLCRSLIVDLNDLGQVHNALSQHSVRDRQPVEAVIHFAAIPQAFNYPNDVTFRNNVMNTYNILEASANLGIRKVVLASSESSYGIVFANQFFAPNFLPVDESHPQLSEDSYGLSKMVNEMTGEAFHRRTGMQVISFRLGNILEPKDYPRVKLTFANPEERLRILWSYIDVRDMAIACRLAVEKDGLGAQSLILAADDTSSDLSSEELIRRFMPELAEYSVHLPGRASFLSNVKLKEVLGWKQQHYFMEQ, from the coding sequence ATGAAAAAGAGAATAATCGTTACAGGCGGAAGTGGAAAAGCCGGTAAATGGATTGTGAAAGAGCTGGTTGAGCAGGGGTATGAGGTATTGAATTTGGATTGGAAGCTGCCAGAAGAACCCTTGTGCCGGTCACTGATTGTAGATTTGAACGATTTGGGTCAGGTTCACAATGCCTTATCGCAACACAGTGTCAGGGATAGACAACCAGTGGAAGCGGTGATTCACTTTGCAGCGATACCGCAAGCGTTTAATTATCCGAATGACGTGACATTTCGGAATAATGTCATGAATACGTATAACATCTTGGAGGCTTCAGCTAATCTCGGTATCCGCAAGGTGGTACTCGCATCCAGCGAATCATCATATGGTATAGTGTTTGCAAATCAATTTTTCGCGCCGAATTTCCTTCCAGTTGATGAAAGCCATCCTCAATTGTCGGAAGACAGCTACGGATTATCTAAGATGGTTAATGAAATGACAGGGGAAGCTTTCCATCGAAGAACAGGCATGCAGGTCATTTCCTTCCGTCTGGGAAATATTTTGGAACCGAAGGATTACCCGCGAGTAAAGCTGACCTTCGCTAATCCGGAAGAACGTCTTCGCATTCTTTGGAGCTATATTGATGTAAGGGATATGGCAATAGCCTGTAGATTGGCTGTGGAGAAAGATGGGCTTGGCGCACAATCACTTATTTTGGCGGCTGACGATACTTCATCCGATCTTTCTAGTGAAGAGCTGATTCGTAGGTTTATGCCTGAGCTTGCTGAATACTCCGTGCATTTGCCTGGGCGAGCCAGCTTTCTATCAAATGTCAAGCTCAAAGAGGTTCTCGGCTGGAAACAGCAGCATTACTTCATGGAACAATAA
- a CDS encoding TIM barrel protein: protein MKFVRLKSNLSDSSIQNRLQYNPDIIEFHLDETDLLDSSKLIEKIRFLKDQNIRVYLHQPSMHNGNYLDILSEDKEMQKYYNESSEILANICREENIHSVIHAHYTKTISSDLLDKQSTIRMKKRIQEILSFAADRFVWEDTTQGIFSFDNPYLLDEIVKPLDLPLNIDISHSFIACKGDNGKLQQILESTQNYAKYYHLVDSMGITHDSLPLGRGKIDWSMVKPYVIDKDFIFEINLKGDHSDCTPMIESVKYFNKIENFVR from the coding sequence ATGAAATTTGTGAGACTTAAAAGTAATTTGAGTGATTCAAGTATTCAAAACCGATTACAATATAACCCTGATATCATCGAATTTCATCTTGATGAAACCGATTTGCTGGATTCGTCAAAGCTTATTGAAAAAATAAGATTCCTTAAAGATCAAAATATTCGAGTGTACTTACATCAACCTTCAATGCACAATGGAAACTATTTAGACATTCTTTCCGAAGATAAAGAGATGCAGAAATACTATAACGAATCCAGTGAAATTCTTGCAAATATTTGCCGCGAAGAAAACATACATTCAGTCATCCATGCTCATTATACTAAAACCATCAGCTCTGATTTATTAGACAAACAAAGTACAATCAGGATGAAAAAGCGAATACAAGAAATACTCAGTTTCGCAGCTGATCGATTCGTTTGGGAGGATACGACACAAGGTATTTTCTCGTTCGATAATCCCTATTTGTTAGATGAGATAGTCAAGCCACTCGACTTACCCTTAAATATCGACATCAGTCATTCATTTATAGCTTGCAAGGGTGATAACGGAAAGCTGCAGCAAATTCTTGAATCAACACAAAATTATGCCAAGTATTATCATTTGGTAGATAGTATGGGAATAACACATGATTCACTTCCATTAGGTCGTGGAAAAATTGATTGGAGTATGGTGAAACCATACGTTATTGATAAAGATTTCATTTTTGAAATAAATCTTAAAGGGGATCATAGCGACTGCACACCCATGATTGAAAGTGTAAAATACTTTAATAAAATCGAGAACTTTGTTCGTTAG
- a CDS encoding alginate lyase family protein, translated as MSWNKLSYRIIFCLLLAFMLSIPCAFADSNDITAGKGMTNSIVLTLGKADVFINGNKKTLEAPPVLDGDYTLVPFRFLGEALGAKVDWYGEDQSVTLTLNGKTIALSINSKAASVSGNKVDLDAPAKIINGFTMVPLRFVGEALNQKIDWDAVTKRITIQSRTDESKKAGAALLWYDQFQLAAYRNSIPSNLSSSLKAVLNSAAKYEKEKPPAVTDKSVLISGASPHDFVSMAIYYWPDSSKTDGKPYIRKDGQINPEKDDPSKYDADRMSRMITAVDQLSLAYILTGKETYASAASKYLRAWFLDDSTKMNPHMNYAQGIPGKSDGTPTGIIDGYRLISVVDSVHILESSESWTTADDQGMKAWFSDYLKWMQTSKPGQVEGMAANNHGVWYDAQTAAYAWFVGQNDLAKLIVEEAKKKRIDSQIEPDGTMPLELQRTKSLHYTVFNLEAFISLARVGEQVGNNLWDYTSTDGRSLKRAILFALPYVTGIKQWELKDIEGTKPDPLFARFIAMASKQDESINVLKATNYILGDAKGVERIATSSFSPNNN; from the coding sequence ATGTCATGGAACAAATTAAGTTATAGAATTATTTTTTGTTTGCTATTGGCATTTATGTTATCCATACCATGTGCGTTTGCCGACAGTAACGACATAACTGCAGGCAAAGGGATGACGAATTCGATCGTTTTGACGCTAGGGAAAGCGGACGTTTTCATTAACGGCAATAAAAAGACACTTGAGGCTCCGCCTGTCTTGGACGGAGATTATACCCTGGTTCCATTCCGATTTCTAGGCGAAGCTTTGGGGGCTAAGGTGGATTGGTACGGTGAAGATCAAAGTGTTACTCTTACTTTGAATGGCAAAACAATTGCTCTTTCTATAAATTCCAAGGCGGCTTCTGTGAGCGGAAACAAGGTGGATCTAGACGCGCCAGCAAAAATTATCAATGGCTTTACAATGGTACCGCTTCGTTTTGTAGGCGAAGCCCTAAATCAAAAAATCGATTGGGATGCCGTAACGAAACGGATCACCATCCAATCGCGTACCGATGAATCCAAAAAAGCTGGTGCGGCATTGCTTTGGTACGACCAATTTCAGCTTGCCGCCTATAGGAACTCCATACCGTCAAACCTCTCGTCCAGTTTGAAGGCTGTTCTAAATTCAGCGGCTAAATACGAAAAAGAAAAGCCGCCTGCGGTAACGGACAAAAGCGTGCTTATTTCGGGAGCAAGCCCGCATGATTTCGTCAGCATGGCCATTTACTACTGGCCGGATTCGTCGAAGACGGACGGGAAGCCATATATCAGAAAAGACGGCCAGATTAATCCGGAAAAGGACGACCCGAGTAAATACGATGCGGATCGTATGAGCCGCATGATCACCGCAGTGGATCAATTAAGCCTAGCCTACATACTTACCGGCAAAGAAACTTATGCCTCAGCCGCTTCGAAATACCTCCGGGCATGGTTCTTGGACGACAGTACAAAGATGAACCCCCATATGAATTATGCCCAAGGCATTCCTGGCAAATCGGATGGAACCCCGACGGGCATCATAGATGGTTATCGTCTCATTTCAGTCGTTGACAGTGTTCATATATTAGAGAGTTCCGAATCATGGACGACTGCCGACGACCAGGGGATGAAAGCATGGTTTTCCGATTACCTGAAATGGATGCAGACAAGTAAACCGGGCCAGGTGGAAGGAATGGCTGCCAACAACCACGGAGTTTGGTACGACGCACAAACGGCTGCATACGCATGGTTTGTCGGTCAGAACGACCTTGCCAAACTTATTGTGGAAGAAGCCAAGAAGAAACGGATCGATTCGCAAATTGAGCCTGATGGAACGATGCCATTGGAATTGCAGAGAACAAAATCGTTGCATTACACCGTATTCAACCTGGAGGCTTTTATTTCACTCGCTCGGGTCGGCGAACAAGTTGGGAACAATTTGTGGGACTACACCAGTACTGACGGCAGAAGCCTCAAAAGGGCGATTCTCTTCGCTCTGCCCTATGTAACAGGGATCAAACAGTGGGAGCTTAAGGATATAGAAGGAACCAAACCGGATCCGCTATTCGCTAGATTTATTGCGATGGCTTCCAAGCAAGATGAATCCATAAACGTCCTGAAAGCAACAAATTATATCCTTGGAGACGCTAAAGGAGTGGAACGAATCGCGACAAGCTCCTTTTCGCCGAATAATAATTAG
- a CDS encoding aldo/keto reductase — translation MKYRKLGKNGPEISVIGFGSWAIGGGGWASAWGNQDDELSVESVRVALYNGINFFDTAAVYGLGHSEEVIGKALKSDRDKVVLATKCGLVWDENKNISKNGTYDSILREAESSLRRLGTDYIDLYQMHWPDTDANAPAEETMRAMDKLVQDGKVRYVGVSNYNVSLLEASLSVRHVDSLQPPYSILRPAVEKEILPFCLEKGIGVVAYSPLTSGLLSGNYTYDTKFSDDDWRSRNAAHTGEGLRKNVDRVEKLKNIASRYSITMPQLAIAYDLAHPALTSALVGVRKPSHILSVLPAIDLTLDEATLEEIRKIAVE, via the coding sequence ATGAAATATCGTAAACTTGGCAAGAACGGTCCTGAGATTTCAGTTATTGGCTTCGGCTCCTGGGCGATCGGGGGAGGAGGCTGGGCCAGCGCTTGGGGCAACCAGGACGATGAGCTGTCAGTCGAAAGCGTGCGCGTTGCATTGTACAACGGAATTAACTTTTTTGACACTGCGGCCGTCTACGGTCTGGGTCATTCTGAGGAAGTAATCGGGAAAGCATTGAAGAGCGACCGTGACAAAGTGGTGTTGGCGACCAAATGCGGTCTGGTTTGGGACGAGAACAAAAACATTTCAAAGAACGGAACCTACGACTCTATCCTTCGTGAAGCTGAATCATCGCTGCGTCGTTTAGGTACTGATTATATCGATTTGTATCAAATGCACTGGCCGGATACGGATGCGAACGCTCCGGCGGAAGAGACTATGCGCGCCATGGATAAGCTCGTACAAGATGGCAAAGTACGTTATGTAGGCGTAAGCAATTACAATGTTTCGTTATTGGAAGCGTCGCTTTCCGTAAGACACGTTGATTCTCTTCAGCCGCCATATTCGATTCTGCGGCCTGCCGTTGAGAAGGAGATTCTGCCGTTCTGTTTGGAGAAAGGAATCGGCGTCGTTGCTTATAGCCCGTTAACCTCAGGTCTCCTGTCGGGAAATTATACTTACGACACCAAATTCTCAGATGACGATTGGCGCTCCCGCAACGCTGCGCATACCGGGGAGGGTCTGAGGAAAAACGTTGACCGCGTTGAGAAGCTGAAAAATATCGCGAGCCGGTACAGCATTACCATGCCTCAGCTTGCCATCGCATATGATCTCGCCCACCCGGCTTTGACCAGCGCTCTTGTTGGTGTTCGCAAGCCGAGCCACATCTTAAGCGTACTGCCGGCTATCGATCTGACTTTGGATGAGGCTACACTTGAGGAAATTCGTAAAATAGCTGTCGAATAA
- a CDS encoding HIT family protein, giving the protein MDCLGCRISNGIEPNLNIIFETELITCVLDIAPFNEGHTLILPKKHYWDIEEMDRDTAHAVMDASIKISKLLKELYNADGISVCQNGGVFNDLTHYHMHIIPRFKGDGFSWSVPLFPLGAEKHLGKTKNKIVDALKAY; this is encoded by the coding sequence CTAACTTAAATATTATATTCGAAACTGAACTGATAACCTGTGTTCTTGATATCGCTCCATTTAATGAAGGACATACTCTTATTCTTCCTAAAAAACATTATTGGGATATTGAAGAAATGGATAGGGACACGGCCCATGCTGTCATGGATGCTTCAATCAAAATATCAAAGTTATTAAAGGAATTGTACAACGCAGACGGAATTTCTGTATGCCAGAATGGCGGGGTATTTAATGACTTAACGCATTACCATATGCATATCATTCCAAGATTTAAAGGGGATGGATTCTCTTGGAGTGTTCCGCTATTCCCACTTGGGGCGGAAAAACATCTGGGTAAAACCAAAAATAAAATCGTAGATGCACTAAAAGCTTATTAA
- a CDS encoding aldo/keto reductase produces MKYAYLGKSGLKVSKLCLGTMNFGPETDEKESFRIMDAALDAGVNFFDTANVYGGQGNRGRTEGIIGRWFAQGGGRREKVVLATKVYGDMENPLDGPNQSRGLSAYKIRRHLEESLRRLQTDHIELYQMHHVDRNVTWDELWEAFQVYVNQGKIGYVGSSNFAGRDLVKAQYEAKARHTLGLVSEQHKYSLLCRLPELEVLPAAEEHGIGVIAWSPLDGGLLGGNALKASGGSRSTRSQERVEANRDKLEQFGKLCREVGESEANVALAWTLMHPAMTAPIIGPRTLEQFLNTLRVVDINLTEEVMKRLDEIFPGPGGEAPQAYAW; encoded by the coding sequence ATGAAATATGCCTACCTGGGAAAGTCCGGTTTAAAGGTCAGCAAATTATGTTTGGGAACTATGAATTTTGGGCCTGAAACGGATGAGAAGGAATCGTTTCGAATTATGGACGCTGCTTTGGACGCCGGAGTCAACTTTTTTGATACTGCAAACGTTTACGGAGGGCAGGGAAACAGAGGAAGAACCGAGGGAATCATCGGGCGCTGGTTTGCACAGGGCGGCGGTCGCAGGGAAAAGGTGGTTTTAGCCACCAAAGTGTATGGCGACATGGAAAATCCACTAGATGGCCCTAATCAATCGCGCGGATTGTCCGCTTATAAAATTCGCCGCCACTTGGAAGAATCGCTTCGCCGTTTGCAAACGGATCATATTGAACTGTATCAAATGCATCATGTCGATCGCAATGTAACCTGGGATGAGCTTTGGGAGGCTTTTCAGGTCTATGTGAATCAGGGGAAAATCGGATACGTGGGTTCCAGTAATTTTGCCGGAAGAGATTTGGTAAAAGCCCAATATGAAGCAAAAGCGCGACATACTTTGGGACTCGTTTCCGAACAGCATAAATACAGCCTGCTCTGCAGATTGCCCGAATTGGAAGTGCTTCCTGCCGCTGAAGAACATGGGATCGGCGTCATCGCTTGGAGTCCACTGGACGGCGGCTTGCTCGGAGGGAATGCGTTGAAGGCGTCGGGTGGCTCGAGAAGCACGCGTTCCCAGGAACGGGTGGAAGCGAACCGTGATAAGCTGGAACAGTTCGGCAAGCTCTGCCGGGAAGTCGGCGAAAGCGAAGCGAATGTCGCACTGGCTTGGACTCTGATGCATCCAGCCATGACGGCACCGATTATCGGACCGAGGACGCTGGAGCAATTCCTGAATACACTGCGGGTAGTCGATATCAACCTGACGGAAGAAGTTATGAAACGTCTGGACGAAATTTTCCCAGGCCCAGGTGGCGAGGCTCCGCAAGCTTACGCATGGTAA